The Streptomyces sp. NBC_00306 sequence CCGCCGGGCCTCGCGACCTTCCTCGCCGACACCCAGGTGCGGGTGAAGGGCTACGCCGACGACCGTACGGCCGTCGGCGTCTGGGAGGCGTAACCCGCTGCGCCATGGGTTGATGGACCTCCGGGCCGTCAAGCCGAGAAGGGTACGCATCCATGGCCAAGCAGAACGTCGCGGAGCAGTGCGTCGACATCCTCGTCCGCGCCGGTGTGCAGCGGCTGTACGGAGTCGTCGGCGACAGCCTCAACCCTGTCGTCGACGCCGTCCGGCGGCACGACAACATCGAGTGGATCCACGTCCGGCACGAGGAGACCGCCGCCTTCGCGGCGGGCGCCGAGGCACAGATCACCGGCAGGCTCGCGGCTTGCGCCGGCTCCAGCGGCCCGGGCAGCCTGCATCTGATCAACGGGCTGTACGACGCTCATCGCTCGATGGCCCCGGTGCTCGCCATCGCCTCGCACATCCCCTCCGGCGAGATCGGGCTCGGCTACTTCCAGGAGACCCACCCGGACCAGCTGTTCCGCGAGTGCAGCCACTACAGCGAGCTGATCTCCAACGCACGGCAGATGCCCCGGCTGCTGCAGACCGCGATCCAGAACGCGATCGGACAAAGTGGTGTCAGTGTCGTGGCACTCCCCGGCGACATCGCGTCCCAGCCCGCCCCGGACAAGACGATCGAACACGCACTGGTCACGACCTTGCCTTCGGTACGCCCCGGGGACGCCGAGATCGACAAGCTGGTCCGGATGATCGACGAGGCGGACCGGGTCACCCTCTTCTGCGGAAGCGGCACGGCGGGGGCGCACGCGGAGGTCATGGAGTTCGCGGAGCGCATCAAGTCCCCGGTCGGTCACGCCCTGCGCGGCAAGGAATGGATCCAGTACGACAACCCGTTCGACGTCGGCATGAGCGGACTGCTCGGCTACGGCGCCGCCTACGAGGCGACGCACGAGTGCGACCTGCTGATCCTGCTGGGCACCGACTTCCCGTACAACGCCTTCCTCCCCGACGACGTCAAGATCGCCCAGGTCGACGTCCGGCCCGAACACCTGGGCCGCCGCTCCAAACTGGACCTTGCTGTCTGGGGCGACGTACGGGAGACGCTGCGCTGTCTCACGCCGCGGGTCCGGGTCAAGTCGGACCGCAGGTTCCTCGACAAGATGCTGAAGAAGCACGCCGACGCGCTGGAGGGCGTGGTCAAGGCGTACACCCGCAAGGTCGAGAAACACCTACCCATCCACCCGGAGTACGTCGCCGCGGTGCTCGACGAACTCGCCGACGACGACGCCGTGTTCACCGTCGACACAGGCATGTGCAATGTGTGGGCCGCGCGCTATCTCTCCCCCAACGGCCGGCGCCGGATCATCGGTTCGTTCACCCACGGCTCGATGGCCAACGCCCTTCCCCAGGCGATCGGGGCGCAGTTCACCGACCGCGACCGCCAGGTCGTCTCGGTGTCCGGCGACGGCGGATTCTCCATGCTGATGGGCGACTTCCTCACCCTCGTCCAGTACGACCTGCCGGTGAAGATCGTCCTGTTCAACAACTCCGCACTCGGCATGGTGGAGCTGGAGATGCTGGTCGCCGGTCTTCCCTCGCACGGCACCACCAACGTGAACCCCGACTTCGCGGCCGTGGCCCGCGCGGCGGGAGCGTACGGGGTCCGGGTCGAGAAGCCGAAGCAACTGGCGGGCGCCCTGAAGGACGCCTTCCGTCACAAGGGCCCGGCGCTCGTGGACGTGGTCACGGACCCCAACGCCCTCTCGATCCCCCCGAAGATCAGGGCGGAGATGGTGACGGGGTTCGCCCTGTCGACCAGCAAGATCGTGCTGAACGGCGGGGTGGGCCGGATGCTCCAGATGGCCCGCTCGAATCTGCGCAATGTGCCGAGGCCGTAGGGCCTGTCCGCAAGGCCTGTTGTGGGATCAGCCCCGCACCCTGACCGCGGCCAGGAGGGTCTCGGCGGCTGCAGTGCGGGCGTAGAGCACGGAGCGGCCCGCGCGGTGGGCGCTGACCAGGCACGCGTCGCGCAGGGCTGTCAGGTACTGGGACACCCCGGCCGCCGAGAGCCCGGTACGGCGTGCCAGGTCGGTCGTGGAGGCCGGAGTCTCCA is a genomic window containing:
- a CDS encoding pyruvate dehydrogenase encodes the protein MAKQNVAEQCVDILVRAGVQRLYGVVGDSLNPVVDAVRRHDNIEWIHVRHEETAAFAAGAEAQITGRLAACAGSSGPGSLHLINGLYDAHRSMAPVLAIASHIPSGEIGLGYFQETHPDQLFRECSHYSELISNARQMPRLLQTAIQNAIGQSGVSVVALPGDIASQPAPDKTIEHALVTTLPSVRPGDAEIDKLVRMIDEADRVTLFCGSGTAGAHAEVMEFAERIKSPVGHALRGKEWIQYDNPFDVGMSGLLGYGAAYEATHECDLLILLGTDFPYNAFLPDDVKIAQVDVRPEHLGRRSKLDLAVWGDVRETLRCLTPRVRVKSDRRFLDKMLKKHADALEGVVKAYTRKVEKHLPIHPEYVAAVLDELADDDAVFTVDTGMCNVWAARYLSPNGRRRIIGSFTHGSMANALPQAIGAQFTDRDRQVVSVSGDGGFSMLMGDFLTLVQYDLPVKIVLFNNSALGMVELEMLVAGLPSHGTTNVNPDFAAVARAAGAYGVRVEKPKQLAGALKDAFRHKGPALVDVVTDPNALSIPPKIRAEMVTGFALSTSKIVLNGGVGRMLQMARSNLRNVPRP